A region from the candidate division WOR-3 bacterium genome encodes:
- the ssb gene encoding single-stranded DNA-binding protein, with the protein MADLRLGSLNYVVIMGRAVREPELKYTPKGNPICSFSIAVNRRYQDKETQEWKDDTSFFNVRTFGKWAEMCNDRLKKGSSVLIEGRLNSRTWIDQNGNKQRRVEIVANRVQILDKLGSEPEPLPENDIDEENIPQDKIDDLPF; encoded by the coding sequence ATGGCGGATTTAAGATTAGGTTCATTAAATTATGTCGTAATTATGGGACGCGCCGTGCGCGAACCGGAATTAAAATACACTCCTAAAGGAAATCCAATTTGCAGTTTTTCGATTGCGGTCAATCGTCGGTATCAAGATAAAGAAACACAGGAATGGAAAGATGACACCAGTTTTTTTAATGTTCGAACCTTTGGCAAATGGGCAGAAATGTGTAATGACCGACTGAAAAAAGGCAGTTCGGTGCTGATTGAAGGTCGATTGAATAGTCGAACCTGGATCGACCAAAATGGAAACAAACAAAGACGCGTAGAAATAGTCGCAAATCGAGTGCAAATCTTAGATAAATTAGGCAGTGAACCTGAACCTTTGCCAGAAAACGATATCGACGAAGAAAATATCCCTCAGGATAAAATTGACGACTTGCCATTTTAG